A genome region from Arachis duranensis cultivar V14167 chromosome 8, aradu.V14167.gnm2.J7QH, whole genome shotgun sequence includes the following:
- the LOC107461725 gene encoding homeobox-leucine zipper protein REVOLUTA isoform X2, whose amino-acid sequence MNKLLMEENDRLQKQVSQLVCENGYMKQQLHTLQPSAATTDASCDPVVSSSTTQQSMRDANSPAGFLSIAEETLAEFLSKATGTAVDWVQMPGMKPGPDSVGIFAISQSCSGVAARACGLVSLEPTKIAEILKDRPSWFRDCRSLEVFTMFPAGNGGTIELVYTQTYAPTTLAPARDFWTLRYTTTLENGSLVVCERSLSGSGTGPNAAAAAQFVRAEMRPSGYLIRPCEGGGSIIHIVDHLNLEAWSVPEVLRPLYESSKVVAQKMTIAALRYIRQIAQETSGEVVYGLGRQPAVLRTFSQRLSRGFNDAVNGFNDDGWSVLNCDGAEDVIIAVSSTKNFSGTSNPASSLTFLGGILCAKASMLLQNIPPAVLVRFLREHRSEWADFNVDAYSAASLKSGSYAYPGMRPTRFTGNQTIMSLGHTIEHQEMLEVIRLEGHSLAQEDAFASRDVHLLQLCSGIDENAVGACSELIFAPIDEMFPDDAPLLPSGFRIIPLDSKPGDKKDSMTGSQTLDLTSGFEVGPTTNGARDAVSCHSARSVLTIAFQFPFDSSLQDNVAIMARQYIRSVISSVQRVAMAISPSGINPAVGSKLSPGSPEALTLANWICCSYSYYLGAELLRSDSLIGESVLKHLWHHQDAILCCSLKSVPVFIFANQAGLDMLETTLVALQDITLDKIFDESGRKALFADFAKLMQQGFAYLPAGICMSTMGRHVSFEQAIAWKVLAEEDNSVHCLAFSFVNWSFV is encoded by the exons ATGAATAAGCTGTTAATGGAGGAAAATGATCGATTACAGAAGCAGGTGTCGCAGCTGGTGTGTGAGAATGGGTATATGAAGCAGCAGTTGCATACT CTTCAGCCATCAGCAGCAACCACTGATGCAAGCTGTGATCCAGTGGTTTCGAGTTCAACTACTCAGCAATCTATGAGAGATGCTAATAGTCCTGCAGG ATTCCTATCAATTGCAGAGGAGACCTTGGCAGAGTTCCTTTCAAAGGCTACAGGAACTGCTGTTGATTGGGTTCAGATGCCTGGGATGAAG CCTGGTCCGGATTCGGTTGGGATCTTTGCTATTTCGCAAAGTTGCAGTGGGGTGGCAGCTCGAGCCTGTGGTCTTGTCAGTCTTGAACCTACAAAG ATTGCAGAGATCCTAAAAGACCGTCCCTCTTGGTTTCGGGATTGCCGGAGCCTAGAGGTTTTCACAATGTTCCCCGCTGGAAATGGAGGCACAATTGAACTTGTTTACACCCAG ACATATGCTCCTACCACACTGGCTCCTGCCCGGGATTTCTGGACTCTTAGATACACTACAACTCTGGAAAATGGCAGTCTTGTG GTTTGTGAGAGGTCACTATCTGGTTCTGGGACTGGGCCTAATGCAGCTGCTGCTGCCCAGTTTGTGAGGGCTGAAATGCGGCCTAGTGGCTACTTGATTCGACCGTGTGAAGGTGGAGGATCAATCATTCACATTGTAGACCACCTAAACCTTGAG GCATGGAGTGTGCCAGAAGTGCTGCGACCACTATATGAATCATCAAAAGTGGTAGCTCAGAAAATGACAATTGCG GCGCTACGTTATATCAGGCAAATAGCCCAAGAAACAAGCGGTGAAGTGGTTTATGGCCTGGGTAGGCAACCTGCCGTTCTGAGAACTTTCAGTCAAAGGTTGAGCAG AGGTTTCAATGATGCTGTCAATGGTTTCAATGACGATGGCTGGTCTGTACTGAACTGTGATGGTGCCGAGGATGTAATTATTGCAGTTAGTTCAACCAAGAACTTTAGTGGAACTTCTAATCCAGCAAGTTCCCTTACATTCCTTGGAGGAATTCTGTGTGCAAAAGCTTCTATGTTACTCCAA AACATCCCTCCTGCAGTTTTGGTTCGTTTCCTGAGGGAACATCGCTCGGAGTGGGCTGATTTTAATGTCGATGCCTATTCTGCTGCATCACTGAAATCTGGCTCATATGCCTATCCAGGAATGAGGCCTACAAGATTCACTGGCAATCAAACAATCATGTCCCTTGGACATACAATTGAACATCAAGAG ATGCTGGAAGTTATCCGTCTTGAAGGACACTCTCTTGCTCAAGAAGATGCATTTGCCTCTAGGGACGTTCATCTCTTGCAG TTATGTAGTGGAATTGACGAGAATGCCGTGGGGGCTTGTTCTGAGCTCATATTTGCTCCTATTGATGAAATGTTCCCAGATGATGCTCCATTGTTGCCTTCCGGTTTCCGCATTATCCCGTTGGATTCAAAACCA GGTGATAAAAAGGATTCAATGACAGGAAGTCAAACCCTGGATTTGACATCTGGTTTTGAAGTTGGCCCAACAACAAATGGTGCACGCGATGCGGTATCATGTCATAGTGCACGGTCGGTGTTGACTATTGCCTTCCAGTTTCCTTTTGACAGTAGTCTGCAGGATAATGTTGCTATCATGGCACGCCAGTACATCCGTAGTGTGATTTCCTCTGTGCAGAGGGTTGCCATGGCGATTTCTCCATCTGGTATAAACCCGGCAGTTGGCTCAAAACTCTCTCCTGGTTCTCCAGAGGCTCTTACACTAGCCAACTGGATCTGCTGCAGTTATAG TTATTATTTGGGGGCAGAGCTGCTGAGATCTGATTCTCTCATTGGTGAGTCGGTGCTTAAACATTTGTGGCATCATCAGGATGCCATTTTGTGCTGTTCGTTGAAG TCGGTGCCGGTGTTCATCTTTGCAAACCAGGCCGGCCTTGACATGTTGGAAACAACTTTGGTGGCTTTACAAGACATCACATTGGATAAAATATTTGATGAGTCTGGACGCAAGGCATTGTTTGCAGATTTTGCCAAGTTAATGCAGCAG GGGTTTGCATATCTGCCGGCCGGAATTTGCATGTCAACGATGGGGCGACACGTATCATTCGAGCAGGCCATTGCATGGAAAGTACTTGCAGAAGAAGATAACAGTGTTCATTGCTTAGCTTTCTCTTTCGTGAATTGGTCATTTGTATGA
- the LOC107461725 gene encoding homeobox-leucine zipper protein REVOLUTA isoform X1, translated as MAMAVAQHHHRESSIDKHLDSSGKYVRYTAEQVEALERVYIECPKPSSLRRQQLIRDCPILANIEPKQIKVWFQNRRCREKQRKEASRLQTVNRKLTAMNKLLMEENDRLQKQVSQLVCENGYMKQQLHTLQPSAATTDASCDPVVSSSTTQQSMRDANSPAGFLSIAEETLAEFLSKATGTAVDWVQMPGMKPGPDSVGIFAISQSCSGVAARACGLVSLEPTKIAEILKDRPSWFRDCRSLEVFTMFPAGNGGTIELVYTQTYAPTTLAPARDFWTLRYTTTLENGSLVVCERSLSGSGTGPNAAAAAQFVRAEMRPSGYLIRPCEGGGSIIHIVDHLNLEAWSVPEVLRPLYESSKVVAQKMTIAALRYIRQIAQETSGEVVYGLGRQPAVLRTFSQRLSRGFNDAVNGFNDDGWSVLNCDGAEDVIIAVSSTKNFSGTSNPASSLTFLGGILCAKASMLLQNIPPAVLVRFLREHRSEWADFNVDAYSAASLKSGSYAYPGMRPTRFTGNQTIMSLGHTIEHQEMLEVIRLEGHSLAQEDAFASRDVHLLQLCSGIDENAVGACSELIFAPIDEMFPDDAPLLPSGFRIIPLDSKPGDKKDSMTGSQTLDLTSGFEVGPTTNGARDAVSCHSARSVLTIAFQFPFDSSLQDNVAIMARQYIRSVISSVQRVAMAISPSGINPAVGSKLSPGSPEALTLANWICCSYSYYLGAELLRSDSLIGESVLKHLWHHQDAILCCSLKSVPVFIFANQAGLDMLETTLVALQDITLDKIFDESGRKALFADFAKLMQQGFAYLPAGICMSTMGRHVSFEQAIAWKVLAEEDNSVHCLAFSFVNWSFV; from the exons atggctATGGCTGTGGCTCAGCATCATCATAGGGAGAGCAGCATTGACAAGCATCTTGATTCGTCAGGAAAATATGTTAGGTACACTGCTGAGCAAGTTGAAGCACTTGAAAGAGTTTACATTGAGTGCCCTAAACCTAGCTCCTTGAGGAGGCAGCAGTTGATTAGAGACTGCCCCATTCTTGCAAACATAGAGCCCAAGCAAATCAAAGTTTGGTTCCAGAACCGCAG GTGTAGAGAGAAGCAGAGGAAAGAGGCTTCACGCCTTCAGACCGTGAACCGCAAGCTTACAGCGATGAATAAGCTGTTAATGGAGGAAAATGATCGATTACAGAAGCAGGTGTCGCAGCTGGTGTGTGAGAATGGGTATATGAAGCAGCAGTTGCATACT CTTCAGCCATCAGCAGCAACCACTGATGCAAGCTGTGATCCAGTGGTTTCGAGTTCAACTACTCAGCAATCTATGAGAGATGCTAATAGTCCTGCAGG ATTCCTATCAATTGCAGAGGAGACCTTGGCAGAGTTCCTTTCAAAGGCTACAGGAACTGCTGTTGATTGGGTTCAGATGCCTGGGATGAAG CCTGGTCCGGATTCGGTTGGGATCTTTGCTATTTCGCAAAGTTGCAGTGGGGTGGCAGCTCGAGCCTGTGGTCTTGTCAGTCTTGAACCTACAAAG ATTGCAGAGATCCTAAAAGACCGTCCCTCTTGGTTTCGGGATTGCCGGAGCCTAGAGGTTTTCACAATGTTCCCCGCTGGAAATGGAGGCACAATTGAACTTGTTTACACCCAG ACATATGCTCCTACCACACTGGCTCCTGCCCGGGATTTCTGGACTCTTAGATACACTACAACTCTGGAAAATGGCAGTCTTGTG GTTTGTGAGAGGTCACTATCTGGTTCTGGGACTGGGCCTAATGCAGCTGCTGCTGCCCAGTTTGTGAGGGCTGAAATGCGGCCTAGTGGCTACTTGATTCGACCGTGTGAAGGTGGAGGATCAATCATTCACATTGTAGACCACCTAAACCTTGAG GCATGGAGTGTGCCAGAAGTGCTGCGACCACTATATGAATCATCAAAAGTGGTAGCTCAGAAAATGACAATTGCG GCGCTACGTTATATCAGGCAAATAGCCCAAGAAACAAGCGGTGAAGTGGTTTATGGCCTGGGTAGGCAACCTGCCGTTCTGAGAACTTTCAGTCAAAGGTTGAGCAG AGGTTTCAATGATGCTGTCAATGGTTTCAATGACGATGGCTGGTCTGTACTGAACTGTGATGGTGCCGAGGATGTAATTATTGCAGTTAGTTCAACCAAGAACTTTAGTGGAACTTCTAATCCAGCAAGTTCCCTTACATTCCTTGGAGGAATTCTGTGTGCAAAAGCTTCTATGTTACTCCAA AACATCCCTCCTGCAGTTTTGGTTCGTTTCCTGAGGGAACATCGCTCGGAGTGGGCTGATTTTAATGTCGATGCCTATTCTGCTGCATCACTGAAATCTGGCTCATATGCCTATCCAGGAATGAGGCCTACAAGATTCACTGGCAATCAAACAATCATGTCCCTTGGACATACAATTGAACATCAAGAG ATGCTGGAAGTTATCCGTCTTGAAGGACACTCTCTTGCTCAAGAAGATGCATTTGCCTCTAGGGACGTTCATCTCTTGCAG TTATGTAGTGGAATTGACGAGAATGCCGTGGGGGCTTGTTCTGAGCTCATATTTGCTCCTATTGATGAAATGTTCCCAGATGATGCTCCATTGTTGCCTTCCGGTTTCCGCATTATCCCGTTGGATTCAAAACCA GGTGATAAAAAGGATTCAATGACAGGAAGTCAAACCCTGGATTTGACATCTGGTTTTGAAGTTGGCCCAACAACAAATGGTGCACGCGATGCGGTATCATGTCATAGTGCACGGTCGGTGTTGACTATTGCCTTCCAGTTTCCTTTTGACAGTAGTCTGCAGGATAATGTTGCTATCATGGCACGCCAGTACATCCGTAGTGTGATTTCCTCTGTGCAGAGGGTTGCCATGGCGATTTCTCCATCTGGTATAAACCCGGCAGTTGGCTCAAAACTCTCTCCTGGTTCTCCAGAGGCTCTTACACTAGCCAACTGGATCTGCTGCAGTTATAG TTATTATTTGGGGGCAGAGCTGCTGAGATCTGATTCTCTCATTGGTGAGTCGGTGCTTAAACATTTGTGGCATCATCAGGATGCCATTTTGTGCTGTTCGTTGAAG TCGGTGCCGGTGTTCATCTTTGCAAACCAGGCCGGCCTTGACATGTTGGAAACAACTTTGGTGGCTTTACAAGACATCACATTGGATAAAATATTTGATGAGTCTGGACGCAAGGCATTGTTTGCAGATTTTGCCAAGTTAATGCAGCAG GGGTTTGCATATCTGCCGGCCGGAATTTGCATGTCAACGATGGGGCGACACGTATCATTCGAGCAGGCCATTGCATGGAAAGTACTTGCAGAAGAAGATAACAGTGTTCATTGCTTAGCTTTCTCTTTCGTGAATTGGTCATTTGTATGA